In one Babylonia areolata isolate BAREFJ2019XMU chromosome 14, ASM4173473v1, whole genome shotgun sequence genomic region, the following are encoded:
- the LOC143289511 gene encoding uncharacterized protein LOC143289511, translated as MPSLRPSLLHASAILLLLSCALARSLNDETLPKEALDVVAGATGGSSDLYDDPKALADLWDFLVSSGHVTPYDQSAAGRGAEEGARKRSWPNGAFVPSSMKRKMFWTPLGHLPASARLGRPQNLRPNMEESGSPVFRYG; from the coding sequence ATGCCGTCgctccgcccctccctcctccacgccTCCGCCATCTTGCTCCTGCTCTCCTGCGCTCTCGCGAGATCCCTCAACGACGAGACGTTGCCCAAAGAGGCGCTGGACGTGGTGGCGGGAGCGACAGGAGGCAGCAGTGACCTCTACGATGACCCAAAGGCCCTGGCTGACCTCTGGGACTTCCTGGTCAGCAGCGGTCACGTGACGCCCTACGACCAATCAGCGGCCGGCAGGGGAGCCGAGGAGGGCGCCAGGAAGAGGTCATGGCCGAACGGCGCGTTCGTGCCCAGCAGCATGAAGCGGAAGATGTTCTGGACGCCCCTGGGCCACCTGCCAGCGTCGGCACGGCTGGGCCGGCCTCAGAACCTCCGGCCCAACATGGAGGAGAGCGGATCGCCCGTCTTCAGATACGGCTAG